One Felis catus isolate Fca126 chromosome D2, F.catus_Fca126_mat1.0, whole genome shotgun sequence DNA window includes the following coding sequences:
- the GDF10 gene encoding growth/differentiation factor 10 isoform X2 — MARGPAGTSPGRRPQLLPLLPLLLLLLRDAGGSHPAPAWSASPAASDGLAGIKDPWRSLGDAATTLGPGAQDMVAVHMLRLYEKYSRRGARPGGGNTVRSFRARLEVVDQKAVYFFNLTSMQDSEMILAATFHFYAEPRWPRAREAPCKQRAKNVSCRLLPLGLPARQHLLFRSLSQNTATQGLLRGAMALAPPPRGLWQAKDISPIVKAARQDGELILSAQLDPGEKAPGGSRPSPHAPYILVYADDLAISEPNSVAVTLQRYDPFQAGDPEPGAAPNSSADPRVRRATQATGPLQDNELPGLDERPAHASHAQHYHKHELWPGPFRALKPRPGRKDRRKKGPDVFVGSSRVLDFDEKTMQKARRKQWAEPRVCSRRYLKVDFADIGWNEWIILPKSFDAYYCAGVCEFPMPKMVRPSNHATIQSIVRAVGIVPGIPEPCCVPDKMNSLGVLFLDENRNVVLKVYPNMSVETCACR; from the exons ATGGCCCGTGGCCCTGCTGGGACGAGCCCGGGAAGGCGGCCCCAACTGTTGCCGCTGCTGcctctgcttctgctgctgctccGGGACGCGGGCGGCAGCCACCCGGCCCCCGCCTGGTCCGCCTCGCCTGCAGCCTCTGATGGTCTGGCTGGGATCAAGGACCCCTGGCGGTCCCTGGGGGACGCGGCCACCACTCTGGGCCCCGGCGCCCAAGACATGGTCGCTGTCCACATGCTCCGGCTTTATGAGAAATACAGTCGGAGGGGCGCGAGGCCAGGAGGGGGCAACACGGTTCGCAGCTTCCGGGCCCGGCTGG AAGTGGTCGACCAGAAAGCTGTGTATTTCTTCAACCTGACTTCTATGCAGGATTCAGAAATGATCCTCGCGGCCACATTCCACTTCTACGCAGAACCTCGGTGGCCCCGGGCACGAGAGGCCCCATGCAAGCAGCGGGCCAAGAATGTGTCCTGCCGCCTACTGCCCCTGGGCCTGCCCGCTCGCCAGCACCTTCTCTTCCGCAGTCTCTCTCAGAACACGGCCACACAGGGGCTGCTCCGCGGGGCCATGGCCCTGGCGCCCCCGCCACGGGGACTGTGGCAGGCCAAGGACATCTCCCCCATCGTCAAGGCAGCCCGCCAAGATGGCGAGCTGATCCTCTCTGCTCAGCTGGATCCTGGGGAGAAGGCCCCCGGGGGGTCCAGGCCCAGCCCGCACGCGCCCTACATCCTCGTCTACGCTGACGACCTGGCCATCTCGGAGCCTAACAGTGTGGCAGTGACACTACAGAGATATGACCCCTTCCAGGCTGGGGACCCGGAGCCCGGCGCTGCCCCCAACAGCTCGGCGGACCCCCGCGTGCGCCGGGCCACGCAGGCCACCGGACCCCTCCAGGACAACGAACTGCCAGGGCTGGACGAGAGGCCGGCGCACGCCTCCCACGCCCAGCACTACCACAAGCACGAACTGTGGCCCGGCCCTTTCCGGGCGCTGAAGCCGCGGCCTGGGCGCAAGGACCGCCGGAAGAAGGGCCCGGATGTGTTCGTGGGCTCCTCGAGGGTGCTGGACTTCGACGAGAAGACGATGCAGAAAGCCCGGAGGAAGCAGTGGGCCGAGCCGAGGGTCTGCTCCCGCAGGTATTTGAAGGTGGACTTCGCAGACATCGGGTGGAATGAATGGATCATCTTGCCCAAGTCCTTCGACGCCTACTACTGCGCCGGCGTGTGCGAGTTCCCCATGCCCAAG ATGGTCCGCCCGTCCAACCATGCCACCATCCAGAGCATCGTCAGGGCTGTGGGCATCGTCCCGGGCATCCCAGAGCCTTGCTGCGTTCCCGACAAGATGAACTCTCTTGGGGTCCTCTTCCTGGACGAGAACCGGAACGTGGTTCTGAAGGTGTACCCCAACATGTCTGTGGAGACCTGTGCCTGCCGGTAA
- the GDF10 gene encoding growth/differentiation factor 10 isoform X1, whose amino-acid sequence MARGPAGTSPGRRPQLLPLLPLLLLLLRDAGGSHPAPAWSASPAASDGLAGIKDPWRSLGDAATTLGPGAQDMVAVHMLRLYEKYSRRGARPGGGNTVRSFRARLVVDQKAVYFFNLTSMQDSEMILAATFHFYAEPRWPRAREAPCKQRAKNVSCRLLPLGLPARQHLLFRSLSQNTATQGLLRGAMALAPPPRGLWQAKDISPIVKAARQDGELILSAQLDPGEKAPGGSRPSPHAPYILVYADDLAISEPNSVAVTLQRYDPFQAGDPEPGAAPNSSADPRVRRATQATGPLQDNELPGLDERPAHASHAQHYHKHELWPGPFRALKPRPGRKDRRKKGPDVFVGSSRVLDFDEKTMQKARRKQWAEPRVCSRRYLKVDFADIGWNEWIILPKSFDAYYCAGVCEFPMPKMVRPSNHATIQSIVRAVGIVPGIPEPCCVPDKMNSLGVLFLDENRNVVLKVYPNMSVETCACR is encoded by the exons ATGGCCCGTGGCCCTGCTGGGACGAGCCCGGGAAGGCGGCCCCAACTGTTGCCGCTGCTGcctctgcttctgctgctgctccGGGACGCGGGCGGCAGCCACCCGGCCCCCGCCTGGTCCGCCTCGCCTGCAGCCTCTGATGGTCTGGCTGGGATCAAGGACCCCTGGCGGTCCCTGGGGGACGCGGCCACCACTCTGGGCCCCGGCGCCCAAGACATGGTCGCTGTCCACATGCTCCGGCTTTATGAGAAATACAGTCGGAGGGGCGCGAGGCCAGGAGGGGGCAACACGGTTCGCAGCTTCCGGGCCCGGCTGG TGGTCGACCAGAAAGCTGTGTATTTCTTCAACCTGACTTCTATGCAGGATTCAGAAATGATCCTCGCGGCCACATTCCACTTCTACGCAGAACCTCGGTGGCCCCGGGCACGAGAGGCCCCATGCAAGCAGCGGGCCAAGAATGTGTCCTGCCGCCTACTGCCCCTGGGCCTGCCCGCTCGCCAGCACCTTCTCTTCCGCAGTCTCTCTCAGAACACGGCCACACAGGGGCTGCTCCGCGGGGCCATGGCCCTGGCGCCCCCGCCACGGGGACTGTGGCAGGCCAAGGACATCTCCCCCATCGTCAAGGCAGCCCGCCAAGATGGCGAGCTGATCCTCTCTGCTCAGCTGGATCCTGGGGAGAAGGCCCCCGGGGGGTCCAGGCCCAGCCCGCACGCGCCCTACATCCTCGTCTACGCTGACGACCTGGCCATCTCGGAGCCTAACAGTGTGGCAGTGACACTACAGAGATATGACCCCTTCCAGGCTGGGGACCCGGAGCCCGGCGCTGCCCCCAACAGCTCGGCGGACCCCCGCGTGCGCCGGGCCACGCAGGCCACCGGACCCCTCCAGGACAACGAACTGCCAGGGCTGGACGAGAGGCCGGCGCACGCCTCCCACGCCCAGCACTACCACAAGCACGAACTGTGGCCCGGCCCTTTCCGGGCGCTGAAGCCGCGGCCTGGGCGCAAGGACCGCCGGAAGAAGGGCCCGGATGTGTTCGTGGGCTCCTCGAGGGTGCTGGACTTCGACGAGAAGACGATGCAGAAAGCCCGGAGGAAGCAGTGGGCCGAGCCGAGGGTCTGCTCCCGCAGGTATTTGAAGGTGGACTTCGCAGACATCGGGTGGAATGAATGGATCATCTTGCCCAAGTCCTTCGACGCCTACTACTGCGCCGGCGTGTGCGAGTTCCCCATGCCCAAG ATGGTCCGCCCGTCCAACCATGCCACCATCCAGAGCATCGTCAGGGCTGTGGGCATCGTCCCGGGCATCCCAGAGCCTTGCTGCGTTCCCGACAAGATGAACTCTCTTGGGGTCCTCTTCCTGGACGAGAACCGGAACGTGGTTCTGAAGGTGTACCCCAACATGTCTGTGGAGACCTGTGCCTGCCGGTAA